Proteins from one Rosa chinensis cultivar Old Blush chromosome 7, RchiOBHm-V2, whole genome shotgun sequence genomic window:
- the LOC112178516 gene encoding uncharacterized protein At1g65710 translates to MGSCFSKKKGSSSPAVAADYVATSSAPAALAVADPKSKPSVPGKQEQIEEESKVKKEIFIIKHRKSHDDRDRPLPLQQNLPQKADASAPITTAATTSSSSTTTTTTENYNQVSMDDKKAAEASTGTGVLVRTSSCNKEEVDAILIQCGRLSRSSSGKAASSSSASCDRGKKYSGSKRSYDFDNCENDYQVAATCEDAKNNDDFSDEKTHHHRQRHRQSSRHSPSSQGRRRTPSRERNQQQRSSSRERRTSRSPGRRLSLEQNNTNCNANTTSAATANVNSDTNRPGKMKMVSVPATVSVVDKNSNGESATTGSIKRISVKRNAGEAVNVVVGSRTAASPRSQSPARGGANAKASNDSLQQQPSLSRSSSRKAEQSPYRRNPLSELDPNSLAYPQAHINNSNNKSASNVVNQLKPNVEINSNKIVAQGINYRSSTASSAMDNKVVEPVGASGPHTLTRSRSSRRSRDLDINPETLSNPPPSYTRLLLEDIQNFHQQSSNAAVVSLPQCVTKACSILEAVADLNSTTNFSADRKSPSIDQINKSSCYYNSSLGANLVQGKDVPFVESEVLVDDDLLEPSFHKYVTVRRGGADMEDQESSGSNSFVSGSQQPQWGFSSSWEPNSADSTDCWSSRSNTREDDQSFDMDEAARRRLSRRKTDRHNMQSGGGIGRGKLVAGSRGLHTMPVVAAAAST, encoded by the exons ATGGGCTCTTGTTTCAGCAAGAAGAAAGGCTCCTCCTCTCCTGCAGTTGCTGCTGATTATGTGGCCACTTCTTCAGCACCAGCAGCGCTAGCGGTGGCTGATCCCAAATCAAAACCCTCCGTGCCaggaaaacaagaacaaattgaagaagaaagcAAAGTCAAAAAGGAGATATTCATCATCAAGCACCGCAAGAGCCACGATGATAGAGACAGGCCACTTCCTCTTCAACAAAATTTACCACAAAAAGCTGATGCCTCTGCTCCAATTACTACTGCCGCTACaaccagcagcagcagcaccaccaccaccaccactgagAATTACAACCAAGTCTCCATGGATGACAAGAAGGCTGCAGAGGCATCTACGGGCACGGGAGTCCTGGTGAGGACATCCAGCTGCAATAAAGAAGAAGTGGATGCCATACTTATACAGTGTGGAAGGCTAAGCCGCAGCTCTTCTGGGAAggctgcttcttcttcctcagctTCTTGTGACCGCGGCAAAAAGTACTCTGGCTCAAAAAGGAGCTATGACTTCGACAACTGTGAGAATGATTATCAAGTCGCTGCAACTTGTGAGGATGCCAAGAATAATGATGATTTTTCTGATGAGAAAACCCACCACCACCGGCAACGCCACCGCCAATCCTCAAGGcattctccttcttcacaaggGAGGAGGAGGACCCCCAGCAGAGAAAGAAACCAGCAGCAGCGATCCAGCAGCAGAGAGAGACGAACGAGTCGATCCCCCGGAAGACGCTTATCATTGGAGCAAAACAACACCAACTGTAATGCCAACACTACCAGTGCTGCAACTGCTAATGTCAATTCTGACACTAATCGGCCCGGAAAGATGAAGATGGTTTCAGTTCCTGCCACCGTTTCGGTGGTGGACAAGAACAGCAATGGGGAATCAGCAACCACTGGTTCCATCAAGCGGATTTCAGTCAAGAGAAATGCTGGCGAGGCAGTAAATGTAGTGGTGGGTTCAAGGACTGCCGCATCACCCCGTTCTCAGTCCCCTGCAAGAGGAGGAGCAAATGCTAAAGCATCCAATGACAGCCTGCAGCAGCAGCCTTCACTTAGCCGCAGCTCTTCACGAAAAGCAGAGCAATCTCCCTACAGAAGGAATCCATTGAGTGAGCTCGATCCCAATTCCCTGGCATATCCACAAGCGCATATCAACAACTCCAATAACAAGAGTGCCAGCAATGTTGTGAATCAGCTG AAACCAAACGTGGAGATTAACAGTAACAAAATTGTTGCCCAAGGGATTAACTACAGAAGCAGCACCGCAAGTAGTGCAATGGACAACAAGGTTGTGGAGCCAGTAGGAGCCTCAGGACCCCACACATTGACAAGAAGCAGGTCCTCTAGGCGATCCAGAGACCTAGACATCAATCCTGAAACCCTTTCCAATCCTCCTCCATCCTATACTAGGCTATTGCTTGAAGACATACAGAATTTCCACCAGCAGAGCTCCAATGCTGCTGTAGTATCACTCCCGCAGTGTGTGACCAAGGCTTGCTCCATCCTAGAAGCTGTCGCCGACCTCAACTCTACTACAAACTTCTCCGCAGACAGAAAGAGCCCCTCAATAGATCAAATAAACAAAAGCTCATGCTACTACAACAGTTCACTGGGCGCAAATCTTGTtcaagggaaagatgttccttTTGTGGAGTCCGAGGTACTTGTTGATGATGATTTACTGGAGCCAAGCTTCCACAAGTATGTGACCGTGAGAAGAGGAGGGGCAGATATGGAGGACCAAGAATCATCTGGTAGCAACAGCTTTGTGAGTGGTTCTCAACAACCCCAATGGGGCTTCTCTTCTTCATGGGAACCCAATTCAGCTGACTCCACTGATTGCTGGTCTTCAAGGTCCAACACCAGAGAGGATGATCAGAGTTTTGATATGGATGAAGCAGCAAGGAGGAGACTGAGCCGGAGAAAGACAGATCGACATAACATGCAGAGTGGTGGTGGGATTGGACGCGGCAAGCTCGTAGCCGGTTCTAGGGGTCTTCACACAATGCCAGTTGTTGCAGCTGCTGCATCCACGTAA
- the LOC112178517 gene encoding WAT1-related protein At3g02690, chloroplastic isoform X1 has protein sequence MGLLSSVSACYRCGCYYDPGTVRRPNLDRRLVNDIRKRNSWPRKALSYSNCLLISQYNHNRKPPTHPNPHTNYYKSIHFGANCTGSSGSETTELEDSSDIVDCVGTGQDDVVECVVTAEETGGPGLELELLEQVQEWAVLVSPFFFWGTAMVAMKGILPKTGPFFISAFRLIPAGFLLVAFAAYRGRPFPSGLTAWLSIALFGLVDAACFQGFLAQGLQRTSAGLGSVIIDSQPLTVAILAALLFGESIGFLGAAGLVLGVIGLLLLEAPSLAFDGSNSSLWQSGEWWMLLSAQSMAVGTVMVRWVSKYSDPIMATGWHMVIGGLPLVIISILNHDNAVSGSLIEFTANDTLALFYTSIFGSAISYGVYFYSATKGSLTKLSSLTFLTPMFASIFGFLYLGETFSPLQLGGAMITIVGIYLVNYKTVVE, from the exons ATGGGGTTGTTATCCTCAGTTTCTGCTTGCTACCGTTGTGGCTGTTATTACGACCCTGGGACTGTTCGGCGGCCGAATTTAGATCGACGTTTGGTTAATGATATCAGGAAAAGAAACAGTTGGCCGAGGAAAGCGCTATCATATTCTAATTGCCTCCTtatttctcaatataatcataATCGCAAACCACCAACGCACCCGAATCCACACACAAACTACTACAAGTCCATTCATTTTGGTGCCAATTGCACTGGCAGTAGCGGTAGTGAGACCACCGAGCTCGAAGATTCGTCTGACATCGTTGATTGTGTGGGAACAGGGCAAGACGACGTAGTAGAGTGCGTGGTCACAGCCGAAGAAACTGGTGGTCCTGGATTGGAACTGGAATTACTAGAACAAGTGCAAGAATGGGCAGTACTGGTCTCTCCCTTCTTCTTTTGGGGTACGGCTATGGTGGCCATGAAGGGGATTCTGCCAAAGACGGGCCCTTTCTTCATCTCAGCCTTCCGTCTAATTCCTGCTGGCTTTCTCCTCGTTGCCTTCGCCGCCTATAGAGGCCGCCCCTTTCCCTCTGGCCTCACCGCTTGGCTTTCTATTGCGCTTTTCGGCCTCGTTGATGCTGCTTGTTTTCAAGGATTTCTTGCTCAAGGTTTGCAGAGGACATCTGCTGGTCTTGGCAGC GTTATAATTGATTCACAACCTTTGACAGTCGCCATACTTGCGGCCTTGTTATTTGGTGAGTCCATTGGCTTCCTTGGAGCTGCAGGGCTTGTTCTTGGCGTCATTGGACTTTTACTTCTTGAG gCACCTTCACTTGCTTTTGATGGAAGTAACTCTTCATTGTGGCAAAGTGGGGAGTGGTGGATGCTTCTCTCAGCTCAGAGCATGGCAGTTGGTACAGTCATGGTGCGTTGGGTTTCCAAATACTCTGATCCTATTATGGCAACTGGATGG CATATGGTTATTGGAGGCCTGCCTCTTGTTATAATCTCCATTCTTAATCATGACAATGCTGTCAGCGGGAGTCTCATCGAGTTCACAGCAAATGATACATTGGCACTCTTTTATACATCCATTTTTGGAAGTGCCATCAGCTATGGTGTATACTTCTACAGTGCAACAAAAG GTAGCCTGACAAAGCTCAGCTCCCTCACCTTTCTAACCCCAATGTTTGCTTCCATATTTGG GTTTCTATATCTTGGTGAGACCTTCTCACCCTTGCAACTGGGTGGAGCCATGATTACTATTGTTGGAATATACTTGGTTAACTACAAAACCGTTGTTGAATGA
- the LOC112178517 gene encoding WAT1-related protein At3g02690, chloroplastic isoform X2 produces the protein MGLLSSVSACYRCGCYYDPGTVRRPNLDRRLVNDIRKRNSWPRKALSYSNCLLISQYNHNRKPPTHPNPHTNYYKSIHFGANCTGSSGSETTELEDSSDIVDCVGTGQDDVVECVVTAEETGGPGLELELLEQVQEWAVLVSPFFFWGTAMVAMKGILPKTGPFFISAFRLIPAGFLLVAFAAYRGRPFPSGLTAWLSIALFGLVDAACFQGFLAQGLQRTSAGLGSVIIDSQPLTVAILAALLFGESIGFLGAAGLVLGVIGLLLLEAPSLAFDGSNSSLWQSGEWWMLLSAQSMAVGTVMHMVIGGLPLVIISILNHDNAVSGSLIEFTANDTLALFYTSIFGSAISYGVYFYSATKGSLTKLSSLTFLTPMFASIFGFLYLGETFSPLQLGGAMITIVGIYLVNYKTVVE, from the exons ATGGGGTTGTTATCCTCAGTTTCTGCTTGCTACCGTTGTGGCTGTTATTACGACCCTGGGACTGTTCGGCGGCCGAATTTAGATCGACGTTTGGTTAATGATATCAGGAAAAGAAACAGTTGGCCGAGGAAAGCGCTATCATATTCTAATTGCCTCCTtatttctcaatataatcataATCGCAAACCACCAACGCACCCGAATCCACACACAAACTACTACAAGTCCATTCATTTTGGTGCCAATTGCACTGGCAGTAGCGGTAGTGAGACCACCGAGCTCGAAGATTCGTCTGACATCGTTGATTGTGTGGGAACAGGGCAAGACGACGTAGTAGAGTGCGTGGTCACAGCCGAAGAAACTGGTGGTCCTGGATTGGAACTGGAATTACTAGAACAAGTGCAAGAATGGGCAGTACTGGTCTCTCCCTTCTTCTTTTGGGGTACGGCTATGGTGGCCATGAAGGGGATTCTGCCAAAGACGGGCCCTTTCTTCATCTCAGCCTTCCGTCTAATTCCTGCTGGCTTTCTCCTCGTTGCCTTCGCCGCCTATAGAGGCCGCCCCTTTCCCTCTGGCCTCACCGCTTGGCTTTCTATTGCGCTTTTCGGCCTCGTTGATGCTGCTTGTTTTCAAGGATTTCTTGCTCAAGGTTTGCAGAGGACATCTGCTGGTCTTGGCAGC GTTATAATTGATTCACAACCTTTGACAGTCGCCATACTTGCGGCCTTGTTATTTGGTGAGTCCATTGGCTTCCTTGGAGCTGCAGGGCTTGTTCTTGGCGTCATTGGACTTTTACTTCTTGAG gCACCTTCACTTGCTTTTGATGGAAGTAACTCTTCATTGTGGCAAAGTGGGGAGTGGTGGATGCTTCTCTCAGCTCAGAGCATGGCAGTTGGTACAGTCATG CATATGGTTATTGGAGGCCTGCCTCTTGTTATAATCTCCATTCTTAATCATGACAATGCTGTCAGCGGGAGTCTCATCGAGTTCACAGCAAATGATACATTGGCACTCTTTTATACATCCATTTTTGGAAGTGCCATCAGCTATGGTGTATACTTCTACAGTGCAACAAAAG GTAGCCTGACAAAGCTCAGCTCCCTCACCTTTCTAACCCCAATGTTTGCTTCCATATTTGG GTTTCTATATCTTGGTGAGACCTTCTCACCCTTGCAACTGGGTGGAGCCATGATTACTATTGTTGGAATATACTTGGTTAACTACAAAACCGTTGTTGAATGA